One Herbaspirillum rubrisubalbicans genomic window carries:
- the kdpB gene encoding potassium-transporting ATPase subunit KdpB encodes MKNSSSNTPAGSTQAVPADAIPSAAQTARWMFDPKIVKPALADSFRKLSPRVQWRNPVMFVVYLGSILTTLLFIQALVGKGEAPAGFIFAIAAWLWFTVLFANFAEALAEGRSKAQAAALRGVKKSVQAKKLRSADYTRGMDAANAARQCEVVEGGSLRKGDLVFIEAGDTVPADGDVIEGVATVDESAITGESAPVIRESGGDFSAVTGGTRVLSDWIVVRVSVNPGEAFLDRMIAMVEGARRQKTPNELALTLLLVALTLVFLLVTVTLLPFSIFSVTAAGTGSPVTVTALIALLVCLIPTTIGGLLSAIGVAGMSRMMQANVIATSGRAVEAAGDVDVLLLDKTGTITLGNRQAAAFMPAPGVTERELADVAQLASLADETPEGRSIVVLAKNRFNLREREMAGLGAEFIPFSAQTRVSGIDIGHRRIRKGAADAIRKLVRSADQRLPAQVESDVEAIARRGGTPLVVIEWNNEAAVIHQGAPIRILGTVELKDIVKGGIKERFGELRRMGIKTIMITGDNRLTAAAIAAEAGVDDFLAEATPEQKLALIRQHQAEGKLVAMTGDGTNDAPALAQADVAVAMNSGTQAAKEAGNMVDLDSNPTKLIEIVEIGKQMLMTRGSLTTFSIANDVAKYFAIIPAMFVANYPQLGALNVMRLASPESAIMSAVIFNALVIVALIPLALRGVRYRALGAAVLLRRNLLIYGVGGLLVPFVGIKLIDMLLAAFGLV; translated from the coding sequence ATGAAGAACTCTTCCAGCAATACCCCGGCCGGCAGCACCCAAGCCGTACCGGCCGATGCCATCCCGTCCGCTGCGCAGACTGCGCGCTGGATGTTCGATCCCAAGATCGTCAAGCCGGCCCTAGCCGACTCTTTCCGCAAGCTCTCGCCGCGCGTGCAGTGGCGCAACCCGGTGATGTTCGTGGTCTACCTGGGCAGCATCCTGACCACGCTGCTGTTCATCCAAGCCCTGGTGGGCAAGGGCGAAGCACCGGCTGGCTTCATCTTCGCCATTGCCGCCTGGCTGTGGTTCACGGTGCTGTTTGCCAACTTCGCCGAAGCCCTGGCCGAAGGCCGTAGCAAGGCCCAGGCTGCGGCCCTGCGCGGCGTCAAGAAGAGCGTGCAGGCCAAGAAGCTGCGCAGCGCCGATTACACCCGCGGCATGGATGCGGCCAACGCTGCACGCCAATGCGAAGTGGTGGAGGGCGGCAGCCTGCGCAAGGGTGACCTGGTGTTCATCGAAGCCGGCGATACGGTGCCGGCCGATGGCGACGTCATCGAAGGCGTGGCCACCGTCGATGAGAGTGCCATCACCGGGGAATCGGCACCGGTGATCCGCGAGTCCGGTGGCGACTTCTCGGCTGTCACCGGCGGCACGCGGGTGCTGTCGGACTGGATCGTGGTGCGCGTCTCGGTCAACCCCGGCGAAGCCTTCCTGGACCGCATGATCGCCATGGTCGAAGGTGCGCGTCGCCAGAAGACCCCCAATGAACTGGCTCTGACCCTGCTGCTGGTGGCCCTGACGTTGGTGTTCCTGCTGGTGACGGTGACCCTGCTGCCGTTCTCGATCTTCTCGGTCACTGCTGCCGGTACCGGCTCGCCGGTCACCGTCACGGCCCTGATCGCCTTGCTGGTGTGCCTGATCCCGACCACCATCGGCGGCCTGCTCTCGGCCATCGGCGTGGCCGGCATGAGCCGCATGATGCAGGCCAACGTGATCGCCACCTCCGGTCGTGCCGTGGAAGCCGCTGGCGACGTCGACGTGCTGCTGCTGGACAAGACCGGCACCATCACCCTGGGTAACCGCCAAGCTGCCGCCTTCATGCCGGCCCCTGGTGTGACCGAGCGCGAGCTGGCCGATGTCGCGCAACTGGCCTCGTTGGCTGACGAAACCCCGGAAGGCCGCAGCATCGTGGTGCTGGCCAAGAACCGCTTCAACCTGCGCGAACGCGAGATGGCCGGACTGGGCGCCGAATTCATTCCCTTCTCGGCCCAGACCCGCGTCTCCGGCATCGATATCGGCCATCGCCGCATCCGCAAGGGCGCTGCCGACGCCATCCGCAAGCTGGTGCGTTCAGCCGACCAGCGCCTGCCGGCCCAGGTGGAAAGCGACGTCGAAGCCATCGCCCGCCGAGGCGGCACGCCGCTGGTGGTGATCGAATGGAACAATGAAGCCGCCGTCATCCATCAGGGCGCACCGATCCGCATCCTCGGTACGGTGGAGTTGAAGGACATCGTCAAGGGTGGCATCAAGGAGCGTTTCGGTGAGCTGCGCCGCATGGGTATCAAGACCATCATGATCACCGGCGACAACCGCCTGACCGCAGCGGCCATTGCCGCTGAAGCCGGCGTCGACGACTTCCTGGCCGAAGCCACGCCCGAGCAGAAGCTGGCCCTGATCCGTCAGCACCAGGCCGAAGGCAAGCTGGTGGCGATGACCGGCGACGGCACCAACGATGCACCGGCACTGGCCCAGGCCGATGTGGCCGTGGCCATGAACAGTGGTACCCAGGCCGCCAAGGAAGCCGGCAACATGGTCGATCTTGATTCCAATCCGACCAAGCTGATCGAGATCGTCGAGATCGGCAAGCAGATGCTGATGACCCGCGGCAGCCTCACTACCTTCAGCATTGCCAATGACGTGGCCAAGTACTTCGCCATCATCCCCGCCATGTTCGTGGCCAACTATCCGCAGTTGGGTGCCCTGAACGTGATGCGCCTGGCCAGCCCCGAGTCGGCCATCATGTCGGCGGTGATCTTCAATGCGCTGGTGATCGTGGCCCTGATTCCCCTGGCCCTGCGCGGAGTGCGCTACCGCGCCCTGGGTGCGGCCGTGCTGCTGCGTCGCAACCTGCTGATCTATGGCGTGGGTGGTCTGTTGGTGCCGTTCGTGGGCATCAAGCTGATCGACATGCTGCTGGCCGCCTTCGGCCTGGTCTGA
- the kdpA gene encoding potassium-transporting ATPase subunit KdpA: protein MDSNNYYQLGLYLVVLLLLSLPLGWYMARVMEGKSRFNRLFGGIERIFYRISGIDGEQEMNWKQYAIAVVLFNFIGVVVVYLLQRVQLWLPLNPQAFANVSPDSSFNTALSFVTNTDWQGYTGEATMSYLTQMAALAVQNFLSAATGIAIAFALIRGFARHSSKGIGNFWVDMTRSILYVLLPLSVVFALVLVQQGSIQNFHAYQDVKTLEVTNYTIPKLDAAGQPLKDAKGEPLTEAQSTDKQTLPMGPVASQEAIKMIGTNGGGFFNANSAHPYENPTPLSNFLQMLAILIIPAALCTSFGVLVGDRRQGWAILASMTLLFVVMTLVLMYSESQPNPMLASLHASGPSMMEGKETRFGIPASALFASITTAASCGAVNAMHDSLSPLGGLVPMLQMQLGEVVFGGVGSGLYGMLIFAVLAVFIAGLMIGRTPEYLGKKIGVFDMKMMSIAILMTPALVLIFTALSVMVEGGLAGIANPGAHGFSEILYAFSSAANNNGSAFAGLSANTPYYNITTGLCTWLGRFGIIVPVLAMAGSLAAKKRLAATSGTLPTHGPLFVALLIGAVILVGALTYVPALALGPVVEHLQMMAM from the coding sequence ATGGACAGCAATAATTATTACCAGCTCGGCCTCTACCTGGTCGTGCTGCTGCTGCTCTCCCTGCCGCTGGGCTGGTACATGGCCCGGGTGATGGAAGGCAAGTCGCGCTTCAATCGCCTCTTCGGCGGTATCGAACGCATCTTCTATCGCATCAGCGGCATCGATGGTGAGCAGGAGATGAACTGGAAGCAGTACGCCATTGCCGTGGTGCTGTTCAACTTCATCGGCGTAGTGGTGGTCTACCTCCTGCAGCGCGTGCAGCTATGGCTGCCGTTGAACCCGCAGGCCTTTGCCAACGTCAGCCCCGATTCGTCCTTCAACACGGCCTTGAGCTTCGTCACCAATACTGATTGGCAGGGTTACACGGGCGAAGCCACCATGAGCTACCTGACCCAGATGGCAGCGCTGGCGGTGCAGAACTTCCTGTCGGCGGCCACCGGTATCGCCATTGCCTTTGCCTTGATTCGCGGCTTTGCCCGCCACAGCAGCAAGGGTATCGGCAACTTCTGGGTGGACATGACGCGCAGCATCCTCTATGTGCTGCTGCCCTTGTCGGTGGTGTTCGCGCTGGTGCTGGTGCAGCAGGGCAGCATCCAGAACTTCCATGCCTACCAGGACGTGAAGACCCTGGAAGTGACCAACTACACCATCCCCAAGCTGGACGCAGCCGGCCAGCCGCTCAAGGACGCCAAGGGCGAGCCGCTGACCGAAGCCCAAAGCACGGATAAGCAGACCCTGCCCATGGGCCCAGTGGCCTCGCAGGAAGCCATCAAGATGATCGGCACCAATGGCGGCGGTTTCTTCAACGCCAACTCGGCGCACCCCTATGAGAACCCGACGCCGCTGTCCAACTTCTTGCAGATGCTGGCCATCCTCATCATCCCGGCCGCACTGTGCACCAGCTTCGGCGTGCTGGTGGGCGACCGTCGCCAAGGCTGGGCCATCCTGGCCTCGATGACACTGCTGTTCGTGGTGATGACGCTGGTGTTGATGTACTCGGAGTCGCAACCCAATCCCATGCTGGCCTCGCTGCACGCTTCCGGCCCCAGCATGATGGAAGGCAAGGAAACCCGCTTCGGCATCCCGGCCTCGGCGTTGTTTGCCTCCATCACCACGGCTGCCTCCTGCGGTGCGGTCAATGCCATGCATGACTCGCTCTCGCCGCTGGGTGGTCTGGTGCCGATGCTGCAGATGCAACTGGGCGAGGTGGTGTTCGGTGGCGTCGGTTCGGGCTTGTATGGCATGTTGATCTTCGCGGTGCTGGCGGTGTTCATCGCCGGTCTCATGATCGGTCGCACCCCGGAATACCTGGGCAAGAAGATCGGCGTGTTCGACATGAAGATGATGTCCATCGCCATCCTGATGACCCCGGCCCTGGTACTGATCTTTACCGCCCTGTCGGTGATGGTCGAAGGGGGGCTGGCCGGCATCGCCAACCCCGGCGCACACGGCTTCTCGGAGATCCTGTACGCCTTCAGCTCGGCCGCCAACAACAATGGCAGCGCCTTTGCCGGACTGTCCGCCAATACGCCGTACTACAACATCACCACCGGCCTGTGCACCTGGCTGGGCCGCTTCGGCATCATCGTGCCGGTGCTGGCCATGGCCGGTTCGCTGGCCGCCAAGAAGCGCCTGGCCGCCACCTCCGGCACCCTGCCCACGCATGGTCCGCTGTTCGTGGCGCTGCTGATCGGCGCGGTGATCCTGGTGGGTGCCTTGACCTACGTTCCGGCGCTGGCGCTGGGACCGGTGGTGGAACACCTGCAGATGATGGCGATGTGA
- the kdpF gene encoding K(+)-transporting ATPase subunit F produces MNLMYLLGLVVSIALLLYLVYALIKPEDF; encoded by the coding sequence ATGAACCTCATGTATCTGCTGGGGCTGGTGGTCTCCATCGCCCTCTTGCTGTACCTGGTCTATGCCCTGATCAAGCCGGAGGATTTCTGA
- a CDS encoding diguanylate cyclase domain-containing protein, translating to MCSPRFTGEPSCIQPYCSILSQLNNNKAPSPPNLSSLITLGVVITVLITTVSVLLLVDQFTRGYARSESETRMKQLAWQMQDALERGMSEREIDLRQLVSRPSIRNGHDLSLIRRILDELQASVPHYAWIGLARPDGSIMVASQGWLEGASVAERPWFQEGRKGPYAGDYHPAVLLSHQLPPQSNPWRFVDLSAPVHDLQGRFIGVLGMHLSWSWARDIAGKLLAPTSNRYDVEVIIVRSDGTVILGPKSMEESKIDTASWRASLKATNGGSMIETWPDGQRYVSGYARTGSTGGMKLQWSVIVRQPEVVALAAFRDLERRVILVGALSCVALVILAFVLTRRLVAPINALSAALEQRAAGQAEVAIPQVNSYREIQLLSSTLVNMVEREERYLSEVRSLNESLEQRVAERTSRLHETATALQQALDQQQDNQLQLEETAAELRAILENAQDAFIAADEHGRVVEWNRQAELLLGWPRDQAMGRDMAELIIPPDLRAAHNRGMAQFLKDGTSVLINNRIELQALHHDGHELPVEITVGHVKRQSGHLFIAFLHDITERLAFRDQMRELALTDVLTSLPNRRAFSDRLPEGMMRARRADQLLSLFFMDIDGFKGVNDRYGHEAGDELLVEFARRLQRSVRDVDTVARLAGDEFVVILENLQSQEDAVMVAEKILATIREPFELTHSTVHISSSIGVAVYQPNLDGEVGPEELLSMADKAMYTAKRLGKNRVELGRPTDV from the coding sequence ATGTGTTCTCCGCGGTTCACAGGGGAGCCGTCATGCATCCAGCCGTATTGCAGCATCTTGTCTCAATTGAACAACAATAAAGCCCCATCTCCGCCGAATCTGTCGTCGTTGATTACGCTGGGGGTGGTTATAACCGTGCTCATCACGACCGTGTCGGTGCTGCTCCTGGTGGATCAGTTCACCCGTGGTTATGCGCGTTCGGAAAGCGAAACGCGCATGAAGCAGTTGGCCTGGCAGATGCAGGATGCGCTGGAGCGCGGCATGAGCGAGCGCGAAATCGACCTGCGGCAACTGGTGTCGCGGCCCTCGATCCGCAATGGACATGACTTGTCACTCATCCGCCGGATATTGGACGAATTGCAGGCCAGCGTGCCGCACTATGCCTGGATCGGCCTGGCGCGCCCCGACGGTTCCATCATGGTAGCCAGCCAGGGCTGGCTGGAAGGCGCCAGCGTGGCCGAGCGACCGTGGTTCCAGGAAGGCCGCAAGGGCCCCTACGCTGGCGACTACCATCCGGCCGTGCTGCTGTCGCACCAACTACCGCCGCAATCCAATCCCTGGCGTTTCGTCGACCTCTCGGCCCCCGTGCATGACCTGCAGGGCCGCTTTATCGGTGTGCTCGGTATGCACCTGTCCTGGTCCTGGGCGCGCGACATCGCGGGCAAGCTGCTGGCGCCGACCAGCAACCGCTATGACGTCGAGGTCATCATCGTGCGCAGCGACGGCACCGTCATCCTCGGCCCCAAGAGCATGGAAGAAAGCAAGATCGACACCGCCAGCTGGCGTGCCTCGTTGAAGGCCACCAATGGCGGGTCGATGATCGAGACCTGGCCCGATGGCCAGCGCTACGTCAGCGGCTATGCCCGCACCGGCAGCACCGGTGGCATGAAGCTACAATGGAGCGTGATCGTGCGCCAGCCCGAGGTGGTGGCGCTGGCCGCCTTCCGCGACCTGGAGCGGCGCGTGATCCTGGTCGGCGCGCTGTCCTGCGTGGCGCTGGTGATCCTGGCCTTCGTGCTCACGCGGCGTCTGGTGGCGCCCATCAATGCCTTGTCGGCAGCCTTGGAGCAACGCGCCGCCGGTCAGGCCGAGGTCGCCATCCCGCAGGTCAACAGCTATCGTGAAATCCAGTTGCTGTCCTCCACCCTGGTCAACATGGTCGAGCGCGAAGAACGTTATCTGAGCGAAGTGCGCTCACTCAACGAAAGCCTGGAGCAGCGCGTGGCCGAGCGCACCAGCCGCCTGCACGAAACTGCCACGGCCTTGCAGCAAGCGTTGGACCAGCAACAGGACAACCAGCTCCAGCTCGAAGAAACCGCCGCCGAACTGCGCGCCATCCTGGAAAACGCTCAGGACGCCTTCATCGCCGCCGACGAACATGGTCGCGTGGTGGAATGGAACCGCCAGGCCGAGCTGCTGCTGGGCTGGCCGCGTGACCAGGCGATGGGGCGCGACATGGCCGAGTTGATCATCCCGCCCGACCTGCGCGCGGCCCACAATCGCGGCATGGCGCAGTTCCTCAAGGATGGCACCAGCGTGCTCATCAACAATCGCATCGAGCTGCAAGCCTTGCATCATGACGGCCACGAGCTGCCCGTCGAGATCACGGTGGGTCACGTCAAGCGCCAGAGCGGCCACCTGTTCATCGCCTTCCTGCACGACATCACCGAGCGCCTGGCCTTCCGCGACCAGATGCGCGAGCTGGCCCTCACCGACGTGCTCACCAGCCTGCCCAACCGCCGCGCCTTCAGCGACCGCCTGCCCGAGGGCATGATGCGCGCGCGCCGCGCCGATCAGTTGCTGTCCCTGTTCTTCATGGATATCGACGGTTTCAAGGGCGTCAATGACCGCTACGGCCACGAGGCCGGTGACGAACTGCTGGTGGAGTTTGCGCGCCGCCTGCAACGCTCGGTGCGCGACGTCGATACGGTGGCGCGCCTGGCCGGCGACGAATTCGTGGTGATCCTGGAAAACCTGCAATCGCAGGAAGACGCGGTGATGGTGGCCGAAAAGATCCTGGCCACCATCCGTGAACCCTTCGAACTGACCCACTCCACGGTGCATATCTCCAGCAGCATCGGCGTGGCCGTCTACCAGCCCAACCTGGATGGCGAAGTCGGCCCCGAAGAATTGCTCTCGATGGCCGACAAGGCCATGTATACGGCCAAGCGCCTGGGCAAGAACCGCGTCGAACTGGGCCGCCCCACCGACGTATAA